The sequence TATTGTTGACTTTGAATAAAGCAACatataattattcaaaattcAACTGCTGAATTTcccccaaattcaaaaaatttaaagaaattaAGAAACACACATAATTTCCCCCAAAATTAAGCACCACCATTTCCCCAAAATTCGACGAAGCCACCATCATTTCCAATTCAAGAAATTAATGAAACACAACACCATTCTTCGTTATTTCTGCAAATTGCTTAACACCATCATTTCTCCCAAATTCAAGAAATgtaaagaaattaaagaaacaaatCTACAGAGAAGCAACAATTAACACCATCATTTTCCCAAAATGGCCTCACTCGCCTCTGTGAAGCCACCAGAGTCTTTCTCTGCGATGGTTCTGGCGAAGCTAGGGTTTTACATTGAGGGAATTGGTGAAGGAAGAGAGGTGAGAGGCGAAGGGAGCTCTCCGTTGCAGCTGCAACAAGTCCGGCGAGCGAATCAGATGAGGATGGTGGAGGCGGCGTCGTGGAGGAGGTGAGAGTGGAGGCGGTTGGAGATCTACCGGAGGAGATATCTCTTGTCTGGTGCAAGAGAGAGAACGCCaaagtggagaaagagagacGTCTTTTAGGAGTCTTTTGGCTTTTTGTAGGTTAATTAGTGAGAATTAATTGAGCCCTAATTATATCTAAAATAGGAAACAGGCCATGAatattgggacagcccaaaaaggaaaacaggccatcaataatgggacggagggagtattttatatttttttatttatatatttaaatttatcatttaatttcgatgtatGTCGTGGATAGCATGAACGAGCATATTGCATATACTAGTTTAGCCAAATAAGAAGGATTTGGAAGGGCCAAGTGAGCAGAGAGCAGCTATGACGAAACCCCCAAACAACTGCCACTACACTGGCGGTGTGTGGTGGCCGGCCCTCGTGGCCGCCGCCGTGAAACTCCTCCTCATTCCCGCCTACCACAGCACTGATTTCGAGGTTCACCGCCACTGGCTCGCCCTCACTCATTCCCTCCCACTCTCCCGCTGGTACTCCGACTCCACCAGCCAGTGGACCCTCGATTACCCTCCTTTCTTCGCCTACTTCGAGAAATTCCTCTCCATCTTCGCCGCCAGGGTGGATCCCCTTATGACCGACCTCTACCGCGGCCTCGATTACGCCTCCTCCCGCGCGATCCTCTTCCAGCGCCTCTCCGTCGCGCTCTCCGACGTCCTTCTTGTCTACTCCGCCTATAGATTGACTAAGAAGAGGAATTTTAGGGATTTAGAGAGGCTCTTGATTTGCGCGTTGGTTATTTGGGCGCCGGGGTTGTTTCTGGTGGATCATATGCATTTCCAGTACAATGGGTTTCTGTTGGGGATGTTGCTGCTGTCTATTTCGTTTTTGGAGGAAGGGAGGGATTTGATGGGAGGTTTCATTTTCGCTGTTTTGCTCTGTTTTAAGCACTTGTTTGCGGTGGCTGCGCCGGTGTATTTTGTGTATTTGTTTAGGCATTATTGTCGGGGTGGATTTCTCAAAGGATTTGCCAGGTTGGTGCTTATGGGTTGCGTGGTCTTGGCGGTCTTTGCTGCAGCCTACTTGCCGTTTTGGCACTATGGGCAGGTACATGTTTGTCTCAATCCATGCTACTTGCTAATGTTGAATGTTATAGAATGTGAAAACACATATAATCTGTGCCAGATCTTTCTTTTCTTCGTCTTTTTTGTGTGATCAATAGTTGGATTTGATGCTGGTTCCTAAACGTCGAGTTTGTTGTGAGTTGATAATATGTTTAGATGAAATGTTATCTAGTGGAGTAGACTCTCAGCAGGGAATTTGGGATGATAAGTTGTTTTTTGATTCTTGATGCATTTGAAGATTGATTGCTCCAGTTGAGGGTAGAGCATGTAATAGATATCTTAGCTTGTTCTTTGTTGTTTCTGGTTCTTATTTATTAACTAAATCTTATAGCTGattcttttgtttatttttttctatattataATCCACGTGTATGTGTCTGAGTAAGAAATTGAAACAGTATCGAAGCCCATACTGCTACTTTCAGGTTTTGCTGAATGGTTAATTTGCTATTCTTTGTTGTATTTACAGCTATCGAGGATGAGATGTGGTTGAAGATTTGTATTTACTGGATTGAGTTGGAGAGTTTTGTTAGTTGTTTAATTTCAATCATAGACATTTACGTATTGTATATTTTATCCACCTGTAACCTTGCAGATACGAGAAGTTCTCCAACGCATGTTTCCTTTTGGCAGGGGACTCTGCCATGCTTACTGGGCTCCAAACTTCTGGGTGTTCTATATAATGTTGGATAAGGTTTTAGGATTTTTGCTAATGCGACTAGGTTTCAATGTCCAAGCCCCAAAAGCCTCATTCACTGGTGGTCTTGTCGGAGATTCCTCGCCTTTCTCTGTACTACCCACGGTAACAACATCTACTCTCTTGTTATATGTACCATCATCTCAATCCCGTTATAGTTGCTGGCATTGTGCTTAGTTGTTAAGTAATTGTCATTTATCCATACGTCCTTCATTCTTGCCAGAATATTGGGTTTAAGGATCAATTGTTTTGCACTTCTTCTTATATCTTGTTTTCTTGAATATTAGATATTTGATAATCTAAGAGTTTCATTTGTTAATATATTAACCTTTAATTATGTGAATTACCGAAGGTAGTTTTTTTGATTAGTTGGGCAATAAATGCAGATCACACCTTTTATAACGTTCATCACAGTTCTCTTGGCAGTATCACCATGTTTGATAAAGGCATGGAGGAATCCCCAACCAAGGATGGTCTCTAGATGGGTATCATATGCCTATACATGTGGATTCCTGTTTGGGTGGCATGTCCATGAAAAGGCGTCACTTCACTTTGTGATTCCACTTGCTTTGACATCCTTGAAAAGCGTTGAGGATGCTAAGCATTACTTCTTTTTGTCCATAGGTAAGACAAAACGCTGTAACCTTTATACTTTAATTTCTTACCTTTATTTTGAAATTAGTATCAGTTCTCTTTTCTGGATTGAGCATTTATCCACTCATACGATGCTACCACATCTAAGTTGTTTGATATGCAATTGCAAATAAATTTGGATCTCATCTGTCTCTCAAATAATTGTGTTCAACTGTCCTGTACTTTggttatagtattatttaacaATGTTGTTACATGAATGATATGAGTCTACTAAAGATATTTATTGCTCAGGGCTAACGAAAGTTGTCTAGTCTAATAGAGGATATTGATTGCTGAAGGCTAACTCTagttcccccccccccccccctcctctctctctctctcacacacacactcagACTCACAATCGTAGATATCCCACTTCTGACACTTGAAGGTTTGCTTTGTGTTATTTTTGATTTATTCATCATCATCTAAAGAATGCATATGAAATAATTGAGGAAGGTACAGCTTAACTTTAGAAATTGGCCCAGGGTGGTTACTAGTTAGTGCAATAGAGTAAAGATGTTTGTTGGTGTTCTACCCACAGCAACAGGGGCTTGTGAAAGTAGTGAAGCTGTTTAACGCCAGCCAACTTGCACACAGGCATAGTTGTGTAAAAGTAGTTCCATAGGATGTCAGATAGTTATCTGCTTGGGCTGATTTTTGTTGCTGATGTTGTTTGATAGTAGCGGTATTTTTAATGTTAATCTGGATTACATGCATCGAGCTTACTCGTGTTTCCATTATTACTAGTGCAGTATCTTGCTACTCGCTGTTCCCTCTTCTGTTTGAAGCACAAGAATATCCTATTAAAGTCGTGTTGCTGCTTCTACATGCTGTTCTGATGCTGTTCGGATTTTCTGCATTTTTCCCCAAGCCAAGCACTACAAGAGACGCAGCAGTAGTCAAGGGAAGAGATAACAATTCGGAAAGTCATGCTTTCCGTATTGGGTGGTTGGGAAAATCGTACCTTGTTGGCTTAGTAGTGGTGGAGATATGGGGGCAATTTCTGCATCCTATCATTTTTGGTGATGCCCTTCCTTTTCTA comes from Salvia miltiorrhiza cultivar Shanhuang (shh) chromosome 3, IMPLAD_Smil_shh, whole genome shotgun sequence and encodes:
- the LOC131015825 gene encoding probable dolichyl pyrophosphate Glc1Man9GlcNAc2 alpha-1,3-glucosyltransferase isoform X1 — encoded protein: MTKPPNNCHYTGGVWWPALVAAAVKLLLIPAYHSTDFEVHRHWLALTHSLPLSRWYSDSTSQWTLDYPPFFAYFEKFLSIFAARVDPLMTDLYRGLDYASSRAILFQRLSVALSDVLLVYSAYRLTKKRNFRDLERLLICALVIWAPGLFLVDHMHFQYNGFLLGMLLLSISFLEEGRDLMGGFIFAVLLCFKHLFAVAAPVYFVYLFRHYCRGGFLKGFARLVLMGCVVLAVFAAAYLPFWHYGQIREVLQRMFPFGRGLCHAYWAPNFWVFYIMLDKVLGFLLMRLGFNVQAPKASFTGGLVGDSSPFSVLPTITPFITFITVLLAVSPCLIKAWRNPQPRMVSRWVSYAYTCGFLFGWHVHEKASLHFVIPLALTSLKSVEDAKHYFFLSIVSCYSLFPLLFEAQEYPIKVVLLLLHAVLMLFGFSAFFPKPSTTRDAAVVKGRDNNSESHAFRIGWLGKSYLVGLVVVEIWGQFLHPIIFGDALPFLPLMMISIYCALGMLYSWIWQLTQIVLTN
- the LOC131015825 gene encoding probable dolichyl pyrophosphate Glc1Man9GlcNAc2 alpha-1,3-glucosyltransferase isoform X2, whose amino-acid sequence is MTKPPNNCHYTGGVWWPALVAAAVKLLLIPAYHSTDFEVHRHWLALTHSLPLSRWYSDSTSQWTLDYPPFFAYFEKFLSIFAARVDPLMTDLYRGLDYASSRAILFQRLSVALSDVLLVYSAYRLTKKRNFRDLERLLICALVIWAPGLFLVDHMHFQYNGFLLGMLLLSISFLEEGRDLMGGFIFAVLLCFKHLFAVAAPVYFVYLFRHYCRGGFLKGFARLVLMGCVVLAVFAAAYLPFWHYGQIREVLQRMFPFGRGLCHAYWAPNFWVFYIMLDKVLGFLLMRLGFNVQAPKASFTGGLVGDSSPFSVLPTITPFITFITVLLAVSPCLIKAWRNPQPRMVSRWVSYAYTCGFLFGWHVHEKASLHFVIPLALTSLKSVEDAKHYFFLSIVQYLATRCSLFCLKHKNILLKSCCCFYMLF